The genomic stretch TGTTACTCTGGATTGCTGAAGCGTGAACAAAGACGTCCTCGCCCTCGTCACGTTCGATGAATCCGTAATTTTTCCTAGCGTTAAACCACTTGACAGTACCGTTTTGCTTTGTCATTTTTAATTTCGCCTGTTATACAGAGATGATTTTCAGCAT from Candidatus Lokiarchaeota archaeon encodes the following:
- a CDS encoding cold-shock protein, with protein sequence MTKQNGTVKWFNARKNYGFIERDEGEDVFVHASAIQSNRFLSEGDRVVFETEESPRGLRAINVVLEDEAEEEM